The Methylocella tundrae genome contains the following window.
CGGCCAATGCGCAGGATTTTTCCGCGGCCAAGACCAAAGGCGTCGCCGGCTCTTTCCTTGATCGCCTGAGCCTCGATTCCGGCCGCATCGAAGCCATGGCGAAAGGCGTCGAGGAGATCGCCGCCCTGCCCGATCCCGTCGGGCGCGTGCTGGCGCGCTTTGAACGCCCGAACGGACTGTTGATCGAACGGGTCGCGACCCCGCTCGGCGTCATCGGCATTATTTATGAAAGCCGCCCCGCTGTGACCGCGGACGCCGGCGCACTTTGCCTCAAGGCCGGCAACGGCGCGATTCTGCGCGGCGGCTCCGAGAGCCAGCGCTCGACGCAGGCGATCCACGCCTGCCTCGTCGCGGGGCTCACCGAGGCCGGGCTGCCCCCGGCGGCGATCACGCTCGTGCCTGTCGTTGATCGCGCCGCCGTCGGCGCGATGCTGACGGGGCTCTCAGGCAATATCGACGTGATCGTGCCGCGCGGGGGCAAGAGCCTTGTGGCCAGGGTGCAAGAAGAAGCGCGCGTGCCCGTCTTCGCCCATCTTGAAGGGGTCGTGCATATTTTTGTCGATCGCGACGCGGATCTCGCGAAAGCCTCCAGAATCATTCTCAACGCGAAGATGCGCCGCACCGGCGTTTGCGGCGCGGTGGAGGCGCTGCTCATTGATCGCGCCTGCGCGCCGACGCATCTTGGCCCGCTTGTCAAAATGCTGATCGAGGCCGGCTGCGCCGTGCGCGGCGACGCGGAGGCCTGCGCCGCCGACCCCCGCGTCACGCCCGCGAGGCCGGAGGATTGGGGCACGGAATATCTCGACGCCATCATCGCCGTGCGCGTCGTCCAGGGGATCGACGAGGCGATCGCGCACATCGAAACTTATGGCTCGCATCATACCGATGGCGTCATCACCGAGAATGCGGCGACGGCGGAACGCTTCCTCAAGGAAGTCGATTCGGCCATTGTCGTCCATAACGCCTCGACGCAATTCGCCGATGGCGGCGAATTCGGCTTCGGCGCCGAAATCGGCATCGCCACCGGGCGGATGCACGCGCGAGGTCCTGTCGGGCTCGAACAGCTGACCTCGTTCAAATATCGGGTGCATGGCAGCGGGCAGATTCGTCCGTGAGGATGAGCCCGCGACGTCTTGAGGCGCTTTACAGGCAAATAGACGTCGCTTCGCTCGAAGGGCGCACGGGCGGACAAGAGCATCCAGGACTTGTCAGGCTGCCGCCGCACTATAAGGGGCTGCGCGTCGGGCTGTTCGGCGGGAGCTTTAATCCGCCACATAAGGGGCATCGCGCGGCGAGCCTCCTAGCGCTGCGCCGATTGCGGCTCGATCGCGTCTGGTGGCTCGTCAGTCCCGGCAATCCGCTGAAGGATAAGACGGAACTCACTCCTCTGGGTCAGCGCATGGCCGCGGCGCAAAAGCTCGCCTGCCACCCACGGATCGAGGTCACAGGCGTCGAGGCGGCGATCGGCACAACCTATAGTTTCGAGACGGTCGCTTATCTGAAACGACGTTGCCCCGGCGTTCATTTCGTGTGGATCATGGGCGCCGACAATCTCGCCGGATTTCACCGCTGGAAACGCTGGCGCGATCTCGTCGCTCTCGTGCCGATCGCGATCATCGACCGGCCGGGCTCGACATTAAAGGCTATGTCGACGCGGGCGGGATGGATGCTCGCTCCCTATAGGCTGCCCGAAAACGCCGCCGCGCGCCTTGCGGCTGCGAAGCCGCCGGCTTTCGTTTTCCTGCATGGGCCGCGCTCCCCGCTATCATCGACAGCGTTGCGCAAAAGCCGCCCATAGGCTGAGCCCCCCACCCGAGAGCCTACCGGCTGATGCCTTGCGCCGCGTCGATGAGCGGCTGCGCCGGCGCCCGAATGAGCCCGTGAGTCGGCCTGTCGAGACCGAAGACCAGCCTCCCGGCGCTCGACTGACCCGCGCGGCGAAATGACAGAGTCGTCACACCCCTCGCTATGGCGTCAATGCGTGATGGCGGCAGGCGGCGCTCAATCTTACCAGATCCAGAAAAGCAGCGCCCAGCTGAAGACGCCGATCGAGGCGGCAAGCCCGGCGCCCGCTGTCGCAGCGAAACGGCGCAGAGGGCTTTTGGTCCAGCGGCCGGCGATCCCCCATGCCAGAACGATCGACCAGAGCGCCGCGCCCCCCAGCAATCCGGCGCGCAAGAGGCTGAGGAAAGCGAACGAGACGCCTTCGGCCCGCAGCAGGGAGACAGTGGTCATGCTAAGGCCCAGAAAGACGCCGCAGGCCGCAATCGGAATGAGGCTTTGCGCGAGATGGTGATAGCGCTCCGAGGCATAGGCGCCGAGACTGCGCGTCGCGGCGTACAGGCAGGCTGAAACCAGAGCGCCAATGGCGACGGCGGTGGCGGCGATGTAGAATATGAGAACGGCGCCGTCGAGAAGGGTCAGTTGATCGTTGACGTCCGGATAATTGGTGAAAATCCACCACGGAGCCGAAGCCTGCAAAGGCCACATGACGCCACTGTCGATGAGCCAGGTCGCCAGATCCTGCTTGATCTCGACATACCAGGGGCTCGCCCCCCAATGGAACGCGCCAGCGGCGACCCCCATCAGGCCGAAAACGATGAGCAGCGTCTCGACGGGCTTGGGCGCTGCGCCCGCGACCTCGACGATCTCCTGATTTGGCGAACGCGGCGCGAGTTCGATGGCGTCGCGGAACCCGCTGCAGCGGCCGCACATATGGCAATCGTGATTGCCCTTCATCAACCGGAGCGGCACCAGCGGCGCGCAATTCACCCGCCTGACGCCTGCGTTATGCGCATGCCGCGATCTCGACCAGGCCTCTTCGTCGACCCTGAAATGAACGGGCGCGAGCTTCGCCAAAAGGCCGAAGACGCCATTCACCGGGCAAAGATAACGGCACCAGACGCGCTTGTTGCGGCCGTAAAGATAGCCAATGGCGATCGCGCCCGCCGTCGAGCCGCCGAGGATCAGGAGAGCAGGCTTCGGATATTGATAGACGCTGATCATCTGGCCGTAAATCGTGGTGCAGACGAAAGCGACGAAAGGCCAGAATTTCCAGGTGACCCAGCGCGGCACCGCAAGGCCGCGGCCGTGGCGGCTGACTATTTCCGTCAGCGCCCCTTCCGGACAGAAGACGCCGCACCAGGTGCGTCCGACCAGCACCATGCTGAGCAGCACAAAGGGCCACCAGACGCCCCAGAAAGCGAATTGGGCGAAGAGCGTGAGATTGGTCCAGATATGCGCCGTGCGTTCCGGCAAAGGCAGGAATGCAGGAACCGCGACCAGCAAGAGATAAGCGAAGACGACGACCCACTGCACGCGCCGGATCAGTTTCTGATGGAGCCGCAGCCAATCGCCGAAATGGCCGAGCGCGCGCGACAACGGCGAGCGCCGCGGCGGCTCGCCCCCCTGCGCCGACGGCCCCCCCGCGAGATCCGCCTCGGTCTCTCTCGCAACCAGATAAGCCATCGAATTCAGGTCTCCGCTCTCGCGCCTGACGTCGCCAGCGCCTCGCTTAACGTATGCTTTTCTCCAAAATGTCTGCGAGCGGTCGCGCTGCGCCTCACTTTATTGCGAGGCAGACGCCGTTCCAGACAAGAGCTATTCATTTCGCAATGATAACGGCCTTTGGCGCGTCCGGGTGAAAATCATCGAAAAACTGATATTCGCCGGGGTCCAGCGTCCTGAACACGAGGATCGACGTCGAATTTGGCGCAAGCACTTTTTCCTTGCGCAATTCAGCGCTTTCGAATTCCGCCGGCGTATCGCCCGTATTACGCAGTTCAAGCTTGAAGCGCGTGTTGGCGGGCACCTCGACGCGCAAGGGCGCGACCTTGCCGTCGTGGAACTCGAGCGTAAACGTCGGCTCTTCGTCGGCGCTGAGAGGCGCTCCGATCAAAAGAAGGCTCAAGACAAGCCAAAGCGTCGCAACATTCTTCAAGCTTTTGCCTTCCATGCTGACGCGGCGCGCCTTGAGGCCGGATGCTGACATAAGGGGAGCGGCCTGCCGGCGGTCAATAGGCGCCCTTCTTACCGGGCCCCGCGTAAGTAAACTCATACTCGACGGTGAAGGGCTTGAACCAGGGCGCGACGCCGGTCTCCTTATCGACATGACGTCCGAAGTGGGCGTGCGGATTTTCGTTCGGCGGAATGATCGTCAGCGCGAGCCTATACTTGCCGGGACCGAATAGTTTAACGTTATCGCCATAATGCGGGCCGTCGGCGGCGACCATCGGCATGAAGCTGCCCTTGAGGGTCTGATTGTCGTCGAGCTTGGTCAAAACGTAATCGACCCCAAGGTAGGGGATCCAGTCGCCCTGTGCAAATCCGTTGACGTTGCCTTTCGCCGCGTGGATGTCGGCTTCAAGATGAACGTCCGAATCCTTGGCCGGACGCATCATGTCCGGCGGGTCCATTTCGATCGGCTGCAGATAGACGGCGCCAATCTCCATGCCGCCTTGCTCCTGCGGCTTACCGATGGGATATTCCTTGGCGATGGCGGGAACTGCGACGAAAGACGCCAAGGCGAGAGCGATGAGAGCAGGGCCAAATAGCTTCATTTTTTCTCCTTGCGACGCCTCAGCGCACAGAAACTGGACAGGCCAGCAACGCGAAGCGATTATCGCGTCTCGATTGACGAGGACTCTTAGACTAAAACGACGACATCTTGAAATAGGAGAATGAAACTTTATAATCACTCTAACAAGTCAAGTTTAGAATTCGTATAATCTATTACAGCGCCTCAACGACGTTTGGCGCTTCAACGCCAAGGGCGCGTCGAAGGCGGTCGCGATCGCTCTCACGTCCTGGTATCGCGAGACGAAGCCAGTCTGGACGAGCGTCGAAGCGCCGCACCCAAATCCCGGCCCCCGCCAGCGCCTTGAAACGCCGCCCGGCGTCGGGCGCGGCCGCAAGACGGAATAACGGGCTCCCGCCATAAAGCTCAAAACCCGCGCTTTTGAGAATCGCATCGAGCGCCGCGGCGTCCCCCTTCAGCCTTTCGCGCGCCGCCTCGAACCACGGCGAATCGGCAAGAGCTTGTGCGCCGATCGCGATCGCTGCGCCTGAGATTGGCCAGCACCCGAACGCCGCACGCAGCTTCAAAGCCATGTCGCGCGGCGCGATGGCGAAGCCAAGCCGGAGCCCCGGCAAGCCAAAGGTCTTGCCGAAGGATCGCAGAACGAGGGCGCCGGATCGCGGCAGTTCTGGCGCAAGGCTGACGCCGGGTTCAAGAAAATCGGCGAAGGCTTCATCAATGATGAGAAGTTTGCCGCGCTCCCGAAAGCTTTCCGCCAAGCCGCGAAGGTCGTCGCGGGCGATGAGCCGGCCGTCCGGATTGTTTGGATTGACGATGACGCCGACATCCTTGTCGCCAAACCCGTCGAGATCATTGACGATCGACGTCGCAGCGCCAGAGGCTCGCCAGGCGGAAAAATGTTCGAAATAGGTAAAGCCAAGGATGCCGACGCGACGCGCTGGAAAGAGATGCGGCAGCCAATTGATGATGGCCTGCGTCCCCGGAGCCGCGACAATCTCCGCGTCACGCGAGGCCCCATAGGCGGTTCTGGCGGCGGCCTCGAGCGCGGCCAGCCCCGGCGCGTCCGGCAGGCGCGTCGAGCTTTCGGCGGACGGCGGCGAGAAAGGATAGCAATAAGGATTGACGCCGGTCGAAAGATCAAGCCAAGGCTCGGGCGCGCATGGAAAAGCCTGGCGCGCCGCCGAAAGATCGCCGCCATGAGCTTGCCTTCCAGCGTCATGGCCGGGGATAAGGTCAGTCGCGCGTTCCGTGTTGCCGCTCAATTGCGACGCCTCTTCGGAAAGCCGGTCAATCCGTCCTCGATCATGCTTTAACGCCTTGCCGCCTTCACCGCTTCCGCCGGACTTCGACCCATGGGTTTCACCGCGCATTTTGAGCTGGCCGTCCTTGCTGTAGCGATCGAGGCCGTGGTTGGCTACCCACCCGCGCTTTATGCGGCGCTCGGCCATCCGGTCAGCTGGATCGGCGCCTTGATCTCGTATTGCGACCGGCGCCTCAATCGCGAGGACCGGTCTTTCGCGGAGCGGCGCATTCTGGGCGCGGCCGCGCTTGGCTTCATATTGGCCGCCGCCGGGGGCGCGGCATTCGTCATCAGCTCCCTCATCGTTCACTTGGCCCTGCCGAATTCGATCGCGCTGTGCCTGCTTGCGCTTATCGCTTCGAGCCTGATCGCGCAACGCAGCCTCCATTCTCATGTCCGCGCCGTGGCGTTGGCGCTTGAGCATCGCGGGCTGGAGGCCGGCCGCGCCGCGGTCGCCGCCATTGTCGGGCGCAACGTCAGCGCTCTGGATGCAGCGGGCGTCGCCCGGGCGGCGATCGAGAGCCTCGCCGAGAATTTTTCCGACGGGATCGTCGCGCCGGCGTTCTGGCTGGCTGCTGGCGGTCTTCCCGGCGGCGTCTGCTACAAGGCGATCAATACAGCCGACAGCATGATCGGCCACCTGACGCCGCGCCATGCCGCCTTCGGCTACGCCGCCGCCAAACTCGATGATGTCGCGAATTTCTTTCCCGCCCGCTTGTCCGTCCTCTGGATCGCCGTCGCCGCCATGTTCCTGAAAGGCGCCGGCGCTGGGGGCGCCTGGCGCACGGCCTTGCGCGACGGGCGCGGCCACCCCTCCCCCAACGCCGGCTGGCCGGAGGCGGCATTCGCCGGAGCGCTTGGCCTCAAACTTGGCGGCCCGCGCCGCTATGGCGACGAGGAAATCGCTGATGCCTGGATCGGCAGCGGCGAGAGCGCCGCGACGAGCCGGGATATTTTTCGCGCGCTCGCCCTTTATCGACGCGCCTGCCTCGTCCACTGGGGCGTGCTGGCGCTCGCCGCGCTGCTTTTTATCGCGCGAGGGTAAGCAGCAGGTCGAGGTCCATGTGGATCTCAAGATGCCGGGCGATGGCGTCGAGCGCGCTTTCGACCGACGCCTCGTAAGATAGGCCGGAGCCGGAGCCGCCGAGGCGCGCCAGCAGCGCGCTGCGCTGCGCCGGCTCGCTGAACAACCCATGCACGTAGCAGCCGCTGATGCGGCCGTCGGCGGAGACGGCGCCATCGCGGCGGCCGTCGTCGAAAATGACCATCGGCCGATCGCAGCCAGCACCCTCTGTGCGGCCAAGATGCATCTCATAGCCCTTGAACGGCGCGCCGTCGGCCGCCCCCCTGCCCCGCACGGGAGCCAAAACCTTTTCGGCCGCGAGTTCTGTGGCGATATCGAGCAGACCAAGCCCCGCCGTCTCGCCGGGCGGACCCTCAAAGCCTTGATGATCTCGGAGGACGCGGCCCAGCATCTGATATCCGCCGCAAAGGCCAATGACATGGCCGCCGCGCCGCACATGCGCGGCAAGGTCAATGTCCCAGCCCTCGCGCCGGAGAGCCGAAAGATCCGCGATCGTCGTTTTGGAGCCCGGCAGAAGAACGAGCCTTGCTTCCGCCGGCAAAGGCTCGCCGGAGCGGACCATGATGAGCGAAAGATCGCTCTCGAGCCCCAAAGGATCGAGATCGTCGAAATTGGAAATCCCCGGCAGGAGCGGAACGGCGACGAGGATTTTTCCGGTCCCCGAACGCCGCTTCCCGGCCAGGCCAAGAGCGTCCTCGGCCGGCAGGCGAGCCGCGTCAGGGCAAAATGGAATAAGCCCCAGATTCGGCCAACCGGTCATTTGCTCGATCAGCGCCATGCCGTCCGAAAAAAGCGCCGGATCGCCGCGAAATTTGTTGACGAGAAAGCCTTTGATCATCCTCGCGTCGGCGGGATCGAGCACCGCCTTGGTCCCGACGATCTGGGCGATGACGCCGCCACGGTCGATATCTCCAATCAAAATCACAGGCGCGTCAGCGGCGCGTGAAAATCCCATATTGGCGATGTCGTTCTTGCGCAGATTGATCTCCGAGGCGCTTCCTGCGCCTTCCACGATGACGAGATCGCACTTTTGCGCAAGGCGCTCGAAGCTTTCGAGAACGGGGGCCAGCAGCTTCGGCTTCCAGTCCTGATACTCACGCGCCGCGGCGGTCCCGACGACGCGCCCGCGCAGCACCACCTGCGCGCCAATGTTGCTTTGCGGCTTGAGCAGCACCGGGTTCATGTCGACGCTCGCCACGGCGCCGCAAGCCAGCGCCTGCAGCGCCTGAGCGCGGCCAATCTCGCCTCCGTCCGCGGTGACGGCGGCATTGTTCGACATGTTCTGCGGCTTGAAAGGCAGGACTTTGAGGCCGCGGTTGCGATAAGCGCGGCAGAGACCGGCGACGATCAGCGATTTGCCGACGTCGGACCCGGTCCCCTGCAGCATCAGGACTTTTGCGCGCCGCATCAAAACTCGATGCCCTGCTGCGCTTTGACGCCAGCCGAGAAATGATGCTTGACCAAACTCATTTCGGTGACGAGGTCGGCGGCCGCGATGAGCTCCGCCTTGGCGTTGCGGCCCGTGACGATGACATGGAGGTCGGGTCTGCGGCCGCTAAGCTCCGCGACGACCATCGCGAGCGGCAGGTAATCATAGCGGAGCGCAATGTTCAGCTCATCGAGAACGATCAGCTTGATCGCGGGATCGGCCATGAGGTCCAGCGCTTTCGCCCAGGCCGCTTCGGCCGCGGCCACGTCGCGCGCGCGATCCTGGGTCTCCCAGGTAAACCCCTCCCCCATCGAATGCCAGGCGACGAGATCGGGAAAGCGGCGGAACATGTCGCGCTCGCCAGTCTCCCAGGCTCCTTTGATGAATTGCACGACGCCGCATCGCCAGCCATGGCCGAGCGCGCGCAGCAAAAGTCCGAAGGCCGCCGTCGACTTGCCCTTGCCGGCGCCGGTGTGGACGATCAGGAGTCCTTTTCCGGTGATGGCTTTGCCGGCGACCTCGGCGTCCTGAACGGCCTTGCGCTTTTGCATTTTTTCACGGTGGCGCGAGGCTTTCGCCTCATCCGATAATTCGCTCAACGCAGCCGTCCCGTCAAAGCCTGTTGCAAAGGCGACGATGACCGCAGACAAAACGGCGGCCGCCTTTTCGTGATTCATACATTAAAGATCGCGGGCGCGGGTTGCGACCTTATTGCAGCTTGGCAAGTTTGCTTTTTCTCGTCACACAATCGTGCTTGGCCGATGTCGATGTTTCGACTTATGCCGTCGGCCGGTCAAAAAACGAAGCCCGCTGCGGGCTATGGGAGGATCAAGGATGAAGATAACGGCTCTGCTTCGCTGCCTGCTCGCCGGCGGTTTTGTCGTCGCCGCGAGCGCGGCTCGCTCTGATGGAGCCGGTGACCCAACGCCCGTCAGTTCGACGGACGGGCAATATTTTGATAAAGACGGCAACCCGACCTACAAGATCGGCAAGGACGGCAAAGTCGACTGGTACACCTTCATCGGTTACCGCATGTACGGCGCCAACTGCCTCCAGTGCCACGGTCCGGACGCCCTCGGCTCCTCCTATGCGCCCTCTCTCGTCGATTCTTTGAAGTCGCTCTCGACCCAGCAGGTGCTCGGAACGATCATCGGCGGCAAGCGTGACGTCACCGCGGCGCAGGATCTGGTGATGCCCTCGTTCGGGGAAAACAAGAACGTCATGTGCTATCTCAACCCCATTTACACCTATTTGCGGGCGCGCTCGGACGGCGCATTGGGCCGCGAGCGGCCGAGCAACCACGAGGCGAAGCCGGCCGACTGGGAAAAGACGGTCGACGACTGCTTCAAGTGAGGCTGGGGCTTCCGATTGACATAGCGCCCATTCCGTCTAGTGTCTGGCCTGTAACGGTCCCTCTATACGAGGGGTAAATGGGAATGTGGCGCCGCGTTCGGAAGAACGCCAATCCACAGCTGCCCCCGCAACTGTAAGCGGGTAGTCGCATGCCGGGACGCCACTGGGGGCCTAAAACCCTTGGGAAGGCGGCATGCGACGCCGATCCGCAAGCCAGGAAACCTGCCGTTCGATCGAGGATAGGCCGGCGGGGAGCTCCGGCCCCAATCGATGCCGGCGGTCCCCCGCAGGCGAAGGCGGCTGCGCCACAGCCGCCGGCAAAAGCCCCCTTGCAATTCAAGGACCGGGGCTTGATGAACGATCTCTCCCACAGCCGTCTTTCGCGCATTCCCGCGACCATCGTCACCGGCTTCCTCGGCGCCGGAAAGACGACGCTGATCCGCCATATTCTCGCCAGCGCGGGAGGACGCCGTCTCGCCCTCATCATCAATGAGTTCGGCGACATCGGCGTCGATGGCGATATCCTCAAGGGCTGTGGCGATCTCGCTTGCGCGGAAGACAGCATCATCGAACTCGCCAACGGCTGTATCTGCTGCACGGTCGCGGATGATTTTCTTCCCGCCATCGAAAGGCTTCTCGCGCTCGATCCTCCGCCTGAACATATCATCATCGAGACATCCGGCCTCGCGCTGCCGAAGCCGCTCGTCAAGGCTTTCGACTGGCCGGGCGTCCGCGCGCGATTGACGGTCGATGGCGTCATCGCCGTCGTCGATGGAGCGGCCGTCGCCGATGGCCGCTTCGTTGACGATCCAGAAAAGCTCGCGCTGCAGCGGCAAGCCGATCCCTCGATCGACCATGACAATCCCCTCGAAGAAGTCTTTGAAGACCAATTGCTGTGCGCCGACCTTATCGTCTTGAACAAGATCGACCTCATCGCCGCGCCCGAGCAAGCCCGCATCGCTTCTGACATCAAGGCGCTCCTGCCCCGCGCGACGAAAGTAATCGCGTCGCAGCAGGGGCGGATCGACGCGCGGGTTCTGCTCGGCCTTGGCGCCGCCGCTGAAGATGACGTGTCGAACCGGCGCTCGCATCATGATGAAGAAGCCGAGCACGACCATGATGACTTCGAAAGCCTTATCATGGAGGTCGACGCTATTGACGAGGCCGCCCCTTTCATTCGCCGGCTGGAGGCTGTCGCCGAGGCTCACGACGTGCTGCGGATCAAGGGTTTCGTCGAGGCGCGCGGCAAGCCGATGCGCCTTCTCGTGCAAGGCGTCGGCAACAGGTTCCAGCATAGTTTCGACCGGCCCTGGGAGTCGGGCGAGGCGCGCTGCGGGCGCCTCGTGATCATTGGGAAAAAGGGCCTCGACGCCGCCGCGATCAAGCGGATGCTGGAGCGCTGAATGCATCTTTTGCGGACGGAAAGCCGATCGCTGGATGAGGCCGAAGCCGCCATCGACCTTGCACAGACGCCGGCCGATTTGGTGTTCCTCTCCTTTTCCGACAGCGATCTCGGCGCTGTAGCGGCGGCCGCGCGGTCTCGCCCCGGCGGCGCGATGAGCGTTCGGCTGGCTAATCTCGCCGTCCTCAAGCATCCCTATTCCATCGATCTTTACGCCGAAAAAGTCATCGCCAAATCGCGATTCATTCTGATCCGCCTGCTCGGCGGCCTCGACTATTGGCGCTACGGCGTCGAGGAATTTTGCCGCATCGCGCGGGCGCACGGCGTCTTGCTCGCCATCATTCCGGGCGACGCAGCGGAAGATCAACGCCTGGCCGAGGCGTCCAACATGGCGGCCGAAGACCTCAAAGAGATTTTTGCGCGCTTTCAAAGCGGCAGCGCGGGCAATATCGGAGCGGTTCTCGACTGGATCGAACATCGCCTCGATGCGCCGGCCGTATGGGGCGTAAAGCAGACTATTGCCGCCGCGGGCGTCTTCACGGCGGGTCGCAGACTGACGCGTGGGGCCAAGCGGCGCGCGCTCATTATATTTTATCGGTCATATATGCTGGTTGACGATACGGCGCCGATCATCGCGCTCGCCGACGCGCTCGCCGCGCGCGGATTTGACGTCGAGCCCATTTTCGTGACGAGCCTCAAAGATGTCGGAGCCGTCAGATTCTTGCACGAGACGATTGCGTGCGGAAAACCCGATGTGGTTTTGAACGCGACGGCCTTCTCGGCGCGGCTCGACGAAGGCGGCAGCGTTCTCGATGAAGCCGACGCCCCCGTGCTGCAAGTCATCTTCTCCGGCGCTGGCGAAGCACAATGGAAAGCCGACCCGCGCGGCCTTTGCGGCGCGGATCTCGCCATGAATGTCGTTCTGCCGGAGATGGATGGACGCCTGATCACGCGCGCGATCGCCTTCAAAAGGCAGGCGTCGCCTCGGCCGGATCTTGAATTCACGCCATTGGTGCACGCCGCCTGCGATTCACGCGTCGCATTC
Protein-coding sequences here:
- the cobW gene encoding cobalamin biosynthesis protein CobW gives rise to the protein MNDLSHSRLSRIPATIVTGFLGAGKTTLIRHILASAGGRRLALIINEFGDIGVDGDILKGCGDLACAEDSIIELANGCICCTVADDFLPAIERLLALDPPPEHIIIETSGLALPKPLVKAFDWPGVRARLTVDGVIAVVDGAAVADGRFVDDPEKLALQRQADPSIDHDNPLEEVFEDQLLCADLIVLNKIDLIAAPEQARIASDIKALLPRATKVIASQQGRIDARVLLGLGAAAEDDVSNRRSHHDEEAEHDHDDFESLIMEVDAIDEAAPFIRRLEAVAEAHDVLRIKGFVEARGKPMRLLVQGVGNRFQHSFDRPWESGEARCGRLVIIGKKGLDAAAIKRMLER